Part of the Metarhizium brunneum chromosome 6, complete sequence genome is shown below.
TTTGAATAAACAATTTTCAGATGAGATTAAAGTATAAGATACCCGATTAAAGATGATACTTAATTGTGATACCTGGTAAATCCTTAGCTATTATTCTTACACGAGTTAAATCATTCTCAATAACTTGTTAGATAGTTACCTTTTTCTCTCGCTAATACATTCACAGTGTGTTTATACAATTGCCTGCCAGCTATACActatttatttttataactaCCAATCTCAGTCTTGATACCGTTCACAATGTGGCATCCCGACATCTGTACCATCGTCTGcccattttttttcttctagGGCTCTCTACGATACACGACCTGACTCCCAAATTCAGGCACAATCTGAGGTTCAATGGTCCAGGAGCCACAATGTCAAGCCACCCCCTTGTCTGAGGTGTCTGTATTAGAGCGTTATGTACACAAAAGTCTGTAAAAGTTGCAAGAGCATACCCGTAGCATTGCTTAATTAGACGCCTAGAGTCCTGAATAAAGAGGGTGAGATCACGAGAGAAGACGAAGTCGGAGTTTCTTTGGTCCACTTCCTGTCCTCCCCGATATCCTTATCTCAAAGGAACCACTTGAAGGAACACTAAAGAATGGGGATTGCCTGGTTGTATTCAAGACAACAGCAGCGTGCAGGTAGCAGTCTAGTCGTGCAGGTGCCTTGTCCTCTTCAACTATCTGCGAAAAGTTAATTGGTGCAACACTGACGAAGTGATTGCGCCTACCCCGATGCTGGGAAATGAATCGGACATGTCTATACACCATATACCCAATTTGGCCCTCGTGAGTGCGCAAGTTCAATCACAACCTCACGCGTGCGCAGTACCTgttccaccagacatgcgATATCGAGAATCCTTGTGGTGGTTTGCCTTGACCAATGGGCGATACTTTTTCCTGCGTCGCTGTTTCACAATGCATTGCATGGTGGGTGGCATGTGCCTACAACCCTAAACACCAAAAAGGCAGGATCACGATGATGCACAAGATGCGTGCCAGCATTAAATTTCGAGCCAATAAAAGTAATTTGAGGTCAAGAGACTAATAATAAGTCAAGTTTAAGCCACAGGAGGCTGGTGATGTGGTGGCGCAGCATCGGGGACTCTCATGAAAGGAGCGAGGTTTAATTGACCACTTTCTGTTGGGCTTTGTTTAATGGTACTGATCCGGGGTCATTTGGTCATAGTGGCACGCGTTTGCTCTCCACAAAAATGGGAATATACATCTCTGGATTGGCTGTGACGTTGTcttttgaaaaaaaaaaataataataataaataagggAAAGAGGACTAGGTGGTGAAATCCTCGATGGCAACGACGTGGCTGGATGATCTGCTGTGGAGGGCGATGGCGTGGGGAGGTGGTCAGAAATTCAGAatggcggctgcggcagccAACCAGGTCGTGGATTATGCAATGTCTGGAATGCCTGCAAGCGAGTTGGCGCGGGGCAGCATCCATCGATGCACGCCTGGACTCGCGCGACATGCAAGGAAAAGGACGTTTCCTCATACTCTGATGATGGTTTAGTCATTCTTTGCTTGCTCGGTGCAACGCTGTGCTGCCCTCCGGATCTCCGTCGTCATCAATCGGTCCAACAAGGAAACTGAGCCTTGCCGTTTTGGTGCCGACGCCCGGGTCACCAGACTCTGGGCTGCGTCACCGGCGCGCGACTCGCTCAGCGCTGCTCACATGCGTCTCGTTTCCGCAGCTTGTCCATTCTCCTCCATCCTGGCCTCTGCTGCATCAAACACCCCTGCCGGCTCTGCCGCTTCTTCACCTGTCGTCCATACGGGGTAACGAACCTGACAAAACATCATCTCGATTCTCCCCACGACTCCACCTGCGTCGAGCCCAACCCCGGATTGAAGATCCCATGGTCCTCTCTCTGGGCTTCGAAGCCATCGAGACGTCTACCATAACCTCTCCTCCACACCATATCATGGATTGAAACAGCCCTGCGCAAAATTCACATCGCCGACGAGAAACGTTGCAATGGCTGATCTTCTCGTGCAAGCACGCCGCGCCTCTGTCCTCCATGCTCCTCCAGGCGCCCAAGTTGTACCCCGAAGCGAGGCAAAATCAGAACAGCATTCATCTCACAAAGGCACCGGGGGGCGTGGAGGGCTTCGGAAGGTCGTATCAAGAACCCTTCGAGACGCTAACAATGCACTCCTTTCCTGGAAGGATGGCCTGACTGTGGAGGAGCGCGAGCGCCTTCGATTACTGGAGGAAACAAAGGCCTGCCTTGATGCTCACATGAAATCGGTATGTTTTATTTCTGTCATTGCCGCCACTAGTCTTACTCGCCTAACCCTCGAATTGCAGGCCGATACATACACGCAGTGGAAGGAAGCCGCCGAGCAGCTAGATATACTCGAAGGCAACGACAAGTGGAAGAAGGAGACGGTGTCTGACGAATATGATTTTCTCCTCATTCAAGAGCGTCTGCGTgcgctcgacgacgcccgTCTCAGCCGCGATATCCGCTCCATGATGCACCTCATTCGCACCGAGTTGAGTCGAGACCTCGGAGGCATGGGCAGTGTCGACCTGTACCGCCATTCCCACGCGGGCACCAAGAAGCTGATAGAGCGCTACGTCGAGTCGGCCATCGAGACGATTGACGCCATTGTCGCCCAGAGCGCCTTGGACCACCACACCATCCACAACAAAGATTTGCTAGACGGCATGTTGTTCTCTCGTCAGAGCTTCGGTCGCAGCGCCCTGCTGCTTTCCGGCGGAGGCACGTTTGGCATGACACACATTGGCGTGCTCAAGGCATTGTTTGAACAACAGTTGCTGCCGCGCATTATATCCGGCGCCAGCGCAGGGAGCATCGTGTGCGCCGTCATGTGCACCAAAACGGACGAGGAGATTCCCGACCTAATACGAGACTTTCCCTACGGTGACTTGGCTGTTTTCGAAGCAGAGGACAGCAACGTCGGTATGCTGGGCCACATGCGACGTCTCTTGACAGAAGGCAGCTGGTCCAACATTGAGAATCTCACCCGGGTCCTGCGCGGCTTGCTGGGGGACATTACGTTTCAAGAAGCCTACAATCGCACGCGCCGCATCCTGAACATTTGCGTGTCCACAGCGTCCATTTACGAACTGCCACGACTGCTCAACTACGTCACGGCACCCAACGTCATGATTTGGTCCGCGGTTGCCGCGTCCTGTTCGCTCCCGCTGGTATACACGTCGTCTCCGTTGCTGGTCAAGGACCCCGTCACCGGCGAGCACCACCCGTGGACACCGACGCCTCACCTGTTCATTGACGGCTCCGTCGACAATGACCTGCCCATGACCCGCTTGGCCGAGATGTTCAACGTGAACCATTTCATTGTCTGTCAGGTCAATCCGCACGTGGTTCCCTTCTTGTCCAAGGACAATGTTCTTCCCCAAGATAACAGGCCGACGGCCCCGGCCTCGAGCGCCTCGCGCTCCAACGACGCTGACTGGACCTACGCCGTCACCGCGTTGGCGAGGGACGAAGCTCTGCACCGGCTTCAGTTCATGGCTGAGCTGGGCATCTTCCCCAACCTGATGACCAAGTGCCGAACCATCCTGAGCCAAAAGTACTCTGGCGACATCACCATCCTGCCAGAGATTGCCATGCACGATCTACCAAAGCTCCTGAGCAACCCCACCGTCGACTTTATGCTGCGCTCTTGCACCCTCGGCGAACGCGCGACCTGGCCGCGGCTGAGTCGCATCCGAGACCGCTGCGCCATTGAACTCTGTCTAGACCGTGCCGTGCACCACCTCCGCGCCCGCGTCGTCTTCTCCGAGAGCCAGCGGAACCTGCGGGAGCTGACGACGGAGATGGGCCAGATGCAAATCAACATGATGCCCACGATTGCCTCGCAGTCCCCCACGCCGGTTGCCGGACAATCCGCGGCGGGCGACGGCACatcccagccgccgccgtcgcgtcgacgccgccgatCGGGGAGCAGCGTCCAAACCATGCCCGGCTTCCGTGCCGCCCTGGATATCGGCGTCACGGATGACGACACCGCAGCCGAGGAACGCCTTGAGCTGTTGTCGCGTGCGCAGGGGGCCCACCGCAAACCGCGTCTCAAGAGGTCCAGCAAAAGTCAAATCAGCATGCCCCAGCACAAGGCGCCTGCAAACCTCGATGATCATGCCGTTGCCGAGTTTAACTTTGCGAGGCCCATGCGCAAGTCAGCCGGCATGGGCAGATTCCCGGAATCGCCCGCCATGTGGTCCGAACGCACCATGGGCTTGTCGCGGGGAGAAGCAGCCTCGCCGACGGATGACGTCGAAACGAGCGAGCTGGATCGTTCGagcgacgccgacgccgatgcCGAGCAGGCCACTGAGGAGAGCGATCCGGATCCGTACGATGTCTCTGTGCGAAGTGGCTACAAGAAGGGGCGGAGGTAGGATACCTGTGGTTTTTGAtttcttttgtttctttgAATAGGGTACCGTTTTGTGTTTTCATTTTCGGGGGATATCTAGACGTAGGCAAATTCGGCATAGCATGATTTCCAGCGTGAGCATGGGCATAGCGGAGTTTCGCATGAAATACAAACCATTGGCGTCATGCAGGGCCACGTCATGAGATGAGTGCACATCTACGCAGTATGTACAACGGTGTCGAAGCGCGGTATCCGCTGCGGGACCGTTGAAACGTTCTTGGGGGGAATTAGTTCCACAGCGGATATACTTCGGCCGCGTGGCCTAATGGCTAAGGCGCTAGATTTCGGTTATCTGTCCGCTTCTCTAGAGATTCCAGGTTCGACTCCTGGCGTGGTCGCTTCCAGATGAGCATCTGgactttctttttttgcgtCTCATTCATGTTTGGATACGATTTATTAATCATCAGCCTGGTGAAGTGGTGCCTTTACGAGTACTTTACAGGAAGAtcaaacaaaaaaaatagtATTTGGATATTACTATTAGCGTTTGCTAGACTCCTTTTTAGTTTTTCAAGGCAGTGTGTTGTCtgttatatttttatttcaaATCATCAACCCGCTGCTTTTACGAATTAAGTAAGAGATGCCTGTATCACGGGGTATCAAGTTGTCGCGGTCCAGTTTGTCCGACCGACACATGGTATGGGTTCCACTAGGCCGTACCCTGCTGTGCCTGCACTAGAAATGGATTGAAGAAATTGACAAGTCCATTTTCATCTCACCTACAGACTAGAGTTTATCGTGTGCTCTGCGCTTTTACTACCCTGTACCCGACCATTACACTAGATAACTCTAGGTCGCTCTATGTGGTAAATAGACTGTGGGCTCAACGTGGCAGCCTTTGTGTCTATTTATCGGCACTAGACGCGGACCATCGGGATACCTGCTggtttacggagtacttttTGTTCGAGTAAACTCGGCATGCGTGGACGCAGCAAAAGGACCAAAACCACCGCATGACAATCAAGGTACAAAgtgcagcagccgcagcaaaTGCAGTCTAGGGCCTGGTCTCGTCaacaaaataaaaatgaCATTCCAAATTCAAACGTAGCGGCACTCGCGGGAGGTCGGATCAGCAATGGCGTGCTTCCCCGAaccaccacgccgccgacgagccGGCTCACTTGTCACCAGCCGTCTGGCCCCTTTGGGACAAGGGGCTAGATGCCTTGGCCCATTGCGTCAGCGAGGCTGGGATGGCAGAATCGAGACCGCTGGGCCAATGGGGGTTGGGGGACAGCACGCAATCGATggttttggcgttgggccGGCCACGACAAGTGCGTAGGAGGTGCATGGCGTGACAAAAGGAGACATTGGGGGAGCTGATGTGTGCGATGAGTGCTGAAGGGGAATTCAAGTGCGCAATGTAAgaccaaaaaagaagaaaaagaaaaaaaggcaatAGCACGACATGGAGTTTAAACATGCTAGCTCATGAGCATAAGGATATTTGGTAGCAAAAACACCATGAGGATGAGGGGCAATGAGGGGCAGCTTTGCCTGGGGCGGCGGAGACGAGGAGGGGAAAGCAACACTGAACCGTCGACATTTGACAAGTGTGGAGGGGCAGCAGAAACATCTGGCCTAAATTCCTCTCAGCATTCGAGCTGTGGCGTACGGGCTGCTGGAGCTTTGCATTTCATTGGCGTCGCAAAATTCAGGTGTGCTTGCGATGTACCGACGAGCTGGACGCAGCCGTGGCTGGGGGTAGGCTGGCGTCATGATTTTTGTGCAAAGCGAGACGGCGAGACGGGCCAAGTGAGGCACGCCATCGCCGCAACAAAGCTGCAAATCCGGGTATATAAGGGTGTGCTGCCGGCCTCGTCCCACACGGAAATCGAGGCTCTCGATCTTGTTTTCTGCTTCGCTCCATCATTTGCTTTTCCCCTTTGCACATAGCAACCTCATCACACACACAcgttcgccatggccgccaacaccaccacgcTCCGTCTCGGCTCCAAGGCCCCCGACTTCACTGCCGACAGCAACGTCGGCAAGATTGAATTCCACAAGTACATCGAGGGCAGCTGGGCCATCCTCTTCTCGCACCCGCAGGACTTCACGCCCGTGTGCACCACGGAGCTCGGCGCCTTTGCCAAGCTCGAGCCCGACTTCACCAAGCGCGGCGTCAAGCTGCTCGGTCTGTCGGCCGACACCACCGACAGCCACGCCACCTGGATCAAGGACATTGCAGAGGTCACGGGCGGAAACGTCAAGTTCCCCATCCTTGCCGACCCCGACCGTGTCGTGTCCAACCTGTACGACATGTAAGTTGcgggccgtcgtcgtccaccATGAccaaccatcaccacccatCAAGGACTAACTCTTTCCCTAGGATCGACTACCAGGACCCCACCAACATCGATAGAAACTCCCTCCCCTTGACCATCCGATCCGTCTTTTTCATTGACCCCAAGAAGACCATCCGCACCATCCTCTCCTACCCTGCCTCCACTGGCCGCAACGCCGCCGAGGTGCTGCGCATCGTCGACTCCCTCCAGGCCGGCGACAAGCACAAGATCGCCACCCCCATCGACTGGCAGCCTGGCCAGgacgtcatcgtcgccaacagCGTCAAGGaccccgaggccaaggagctgTTCCCCAACCTCCGCATCATCAAGCCCTACCTCCGATACACTGCTCTCCCCAAGGCTTAAATCCGTCAACGGGGGTGAGGCGAGGATGCGTGCTGTACTTTTTGCAACAGACAGGCAAAAAAAAGTGTGAGGGCCgaaacaagaaaaataatGAAAGGCAAAAATCAAGTCTGAGTCAGATTTTTATCGCAAGCTGTTGGTTGCAAGTATACCCAGACACCGCCGTTTCATGAGCAAAAACGTGTGCCTGAAAAGTAAATCCAGCCttcgtcggcgtcgtggtCGCGAAATAATGAGGAGGGAGTCATCTACGAGACGGAAGGCTAGAAAACTCTAGGTAGTGAGCGTTGAATGATTACCAAGTCTTCTTGATCGCCTGGCAGAAACCGGACGGGGTGCCTGCTGTGACGTGCTTGATGTCGTGTTTCCCAAGAACTACCGGCCCTTGGCGGCTTGGGCATTTGCCGAAATAGGATGCCCTATCCCAAGTGTCAGGTAGGGGGGATGTTGTCCGGGTTCAAGGGGTGGTTTTTCAAGGTGACCCTGGCTACCTGGGTAGGCTGCCCAACAGTCAAGCTGGGAGGATTAGATACCATGCCGTTGACATGGCAAAGATGCCTTCTTTTTTGGTTTCTTCCCGCCAATGTATGCATTGGACATGCGCCGCAGATGGTGTAGACGCCATGACGTCGATGATGCCACACGATGTGAGGGAGTGGTTTTCGTTGTTCAGGCTTTTCTGCTCCTTTGCCCGTACTACATCGGACGAACCACACGTTTTGCGACtcgacttggccgtggcggctcccctccctcctcccgGGGATTTCTAGccatggtacggagtacatgcgtTGCGAGGgcgagaaaaagaagaatgcGCATGGGCAGCTGTGACGCTGGCACATGAAggtgcggcggcggcgcctttGCCCCTGCAGCCGATTTGTATGTACGTAGTAGTATGTATAGCTATCCCGTTGGCATGACGCATCTTCTGCTGCATGGACACGTACAattgtacatgtatgtacatgtgcgCCGGCGGTTTGCTGGTCGCAGCTTTTGCCGTGCTCGCGCGCATTGTTGGGGATCGTTCAATGTCGTCGTTTGGGGTTTCATGCACGGTGACTGCTAGTTCAGGTACCTGGGCGAGCATGTACCTTGTGCATGTGAGAATGCATTGTGTACTaagtactcggtactccgtacggagtacatgccTTCTAATATTGGCCAAGGACCTGGGTGCATGCAAGGTCGAGCCACTTTGTCAGATTGAAACCTCCAAGcttccttccttcttcctcccATGACTTCGCAAAtgctggtactccgtacaagtcGGCAATCCTTCCCAATTCTCGCATGTGCCCGTCGCTTTTCCATTCACCCACCTGGCTGGCCTGCATGCTTGCATTGCAACcagtacatgtatgtacttggaTGCATACACCTAGGTACTTCCCACATGCAGTGCATGCATGTACCAtcacgtactccgtaaaccCACATGGACGCTCTTTCCCTGAGCCGCCTGGCCGCAAACAAGCACTTTCCCCCCGCCAGGAAGCGAGACCCCCCTCTTTCCCTCTTGTGCAGCGTCCCAGTTGCCAGGTTGCTTGGCGTCTGTGCATCTGGCCCTCAAGCTCGACAATTGAAACAGCAAAACGAGGCGACCAAGCCTGGCGCTGCCCATTGGCCCACCTGGTGGTGCGTGGCGGCGCAACCGCGTTCCCCTTCATATCGTGGACTTGTCGGCTGGCTTGCCGCTTCAGCTCACAGATGGCATCACCAGCTGCGCGCCGCTgcacgagcacgagcgcATCATGGGCGACTGACAGACCCCCAGACCCCCTCCCCGCGACATCAATTCATCAGACGCACCCGAGCACACGGAGCACAGGCTTCAACCAGCGGCTTCTTTGTCGAAACGGCGCCGCTCGCTGATTTGACAGGCCCCTCAACCCTCCCCCAGCCATCAGAACCCGGTCGCCCTGTCGGACCATTATCCACGTTTACGACGAGTCCTCGAGCTCATTTTTTTCCTCTCTGCGTCTTCCCCTTGCCCAGCGCCCGCCTGCTCGTCAACTCGTCTGCTCTGCCTCGCGCTGTTCTCGAGTCGCCACATCGCCCTAGAGTCTGGTTGTCTCCATCCAGTCCTTGAAGCTACTGCATGTATGTGCGCATATTCCTTGTTGTATTGCCGCATAGCCTTGTCGACCTTGTTTGGCCGCGAatccaccatggccacgatgcaGTCTAGGAATCCGCATCAGCCTCGCTGCCTCACCTTTTGATTTGCCTTGGTTGCTTGTTGCCGCTTTCGCTCggccaacttcttcttctgcttcttccctCTCTGCAGACCCATGCCCTCATCATCCATGCTCCCCTGCTCCCCGTCCTGATTTTGTGCTCAACGGCTTCCGTGATACACAACCCTTGTCGTTGTCTTCTTAAACATCCGCCCGTCCTCTCTCCTTCCCGTCAACCTTGCCTTCTGTCGTCCCGTCCCGGCTGCCTTCCTTGCCTGTTCTACTCCAAGTCCAAGCTCGGCATCCTGGTCCAACCGATCTCGACCTCGCCAAGACGGCTGGGCTCGGTCTGCTTTCGCCCGCAATAACGTTGGCCTGATCCTGTTCATCTCTCTTGGTCAAGGCAACCAACGGCATGGTTTGGCATATATCCCAGCTGCAGCCTTCTCGTGCCATGTGCCTCTCTGTTAAGGACATGAGGGTAGTACCGGAACAGTATCCAACCATTTCGGTTCATGCAACAGCCGAAACGATCGTCGCTCGTGAAGCATCCCAGAGCTGTCATCAATCCTAGCTAGCCACGCGGTTCCGTCTCTTTTGTTTTGAACTCGACtacctctttttcttcttcttcttcttcttctgcttcttcttcttggctaCTTGTACTCTCTCCACTATACTTGTTTCTTCTCGAAACCCAACCTCATATCACATAGCATAGCTCCGTGTTTGTTCGGCGCACTCTGCTGCTCTGGCAGAGTGTTGCCTAGCAAAGCTTTTATCGCAACATGGCTCTAATCCCAGGACTGACTCTCTCACAGAGACCTTCTTTATCTCGTGCCAGTAGCCAGCTTTCTTCAGCATCCGAGGCCGAACCAGACGATCGGTACGCGACGATACCTAACCGTGCCAGCCCAGACAACTCTGGAGTATATCGAGCTGCTCAGCAAAATTCTCCCGCGAGGAGACTCACCCGCAAACGTTCTCTGCTTAACTTGACGAGTCGAATTACCTCCAACGTGTCTTCAATAAACCAGCACTCTTTGCCGGATGGCCGGAGGTCATCTTCGCCTACATCCAGGCCGCCGCAGCCTGCGAGGAAGCCGAGTCTCAAACACAGTCTTGAAAAACCACTTCCGCAGACGCCACCCGAATCGGACGCTGCCACGCCGTCGTCAGCTGGCAGGGACGATTCCGGGGAATACCCCCAGCTGCCCCGGATTGAGTCGCGAATAGACACCCGTGCAAGTACAATGGACTCGGCTGGTGcagcggcctcggcctcgggcCAAATACATTCCGCCCAGGACCAATACCACCCGGATATCAGTAGTAGCATGGGCAGCATGGCGAGCTCTTCTAAACATGATGCCAACGAAGACAATAGAGACGGATTAACGCCTCGAAGTAATGGGCCTGCCTCAGCCACCCCATCACCAGCCA
Proteins encoded:
- the PRX1 gene encoding Peroxiredoxin PRX1, with translation MAANTTTLRLGSKAPDFTADSNVGKIEFHKYIEGSWAILFSHPQDFTPVCTTELGAFAKLEPDFTKRGVKLLGLSADTTDSHATWIKDIAEVTGGNVKFPILADPDRVVSNLYDMIDYQDPTNIDRNSLPLTIRSVFFIDPKKTIRTILSYPASTGRNAAEVLRIVDSLQAGDKHKIATPIDWQPGQDVIVANSVKDPEAKELFPNLRIIKPYLRYTALPKA
- the TGL5 gene encoding Lipase 5; this encodes MADLLVQARRASVLHAPPGAQVVPRSEAKSEQHSSHKGTGGRGGLRKVVSRTLRDANNALLSWKDGLTVEERERLRLLEETKACLDAHMKSADTYTQWKEAAEQLDILEGNDKWKKETVSDEYDFLLIQERLRALDDARLSRDIRSMMHLIRTELSRDLGGMGSVDLYRHSHAGTKKLIERYVESAIETIDAIVAQSALDHHTIHNKDLLDGMLFSRQSFGRSALLLSGGGTFGMTHIGVLKALFEQQLLPRIISGASAGSIVCAVMCTKTDEEIPDLIRDFPYGDLAVFEAEDSNVGMLGHMRRLLTEGSWSNIENLTRVLRGLLGDITFQEAYNRTRRILNICVSTASIYELPRLLNYVTAPNVMIWSAVAASCSLPLVYTSSPLLVKDPVTGEHHPWTPTPHLFIDGSVDNDLPMTRLAEMFNVNHFIVCQVNPHVVPFLSKDNVLPQDNRPTAPASSASRSNDADWTYAVTALARDEALHRLQFMAELGIFPNLMTKCRTILSQKYSGDITILPEIAMHDLPKLLSNPTVDFMLRSCTLGERATWPRLSRIRDRCAIELCLDRAVHHLRARVVFSESQRNLRELTTEMGQMQINMMPTIASQSPTPVAGQSAAGDGTSQPPPSRRRRRSGSSVQTMPGFRAALDIGVTDDDTAAEERLELLSRAQGAHRKPRLKRSSKSQISMPQHKAPANLDDHAVAEFNFARPMRKSAGMGRFPESPAMWSERTMGLSRGEAASPTDDVETSELDRSSDADADAEQATEESDPDPYDVSVRSGYKKGRR